CGTGTCTCAGTCCCCGTGTGGCTGGTCGTCCTCTCAGACCAGCTACCCGTCATAGCCTTGGTGGGCCGTTACCCCGCCAACTAGCTGATAGGCCGCGAGCCCCTCCAAGAGCGGCAGCTTGCGCCACCTTTCCTCCCCAGACCTGTCGATCCGAGGAACGTATCCGGTATTAGCCCCCCTTTCGAGGGGGTATCCCGAACTCAAGGGCAGGTTACCCACGTGTTACTCACCCGTGCGCCACTAGGACCAACAATGTATTGCTACACCGATGATCCCCGTTCGACTTGCATGTGTTAAGTACGCCGCCAGCGTTCGCTCTGAGCCAGGATCAAACTCGCCATGAAAATCGACAAACTTGAAACCTGGTCCCTAAAAGCCCAACCAAGATGTTGCTTCGGTCGAGCGCAAGGTACTCAGTAGTTACGGATGGTGCTCACACTTCGTCGGTGAGCCAGTAACATATGCGATTTTCAAAGAACGGCGGGGTAATGACCCCATCGAAGAGGTGGAACAGGTCAGCCTGAGTGCTTCCGACCCGCTGCCGTCTCTTAACCCCATCCCGCAAATTTTGCTGGCGGGTAGGGCAAGGGTTGATGATACGGATGGCCCAACAACCTGTCAAGTAATTCCTTTTTAGCCGTCGACTCTTTCCAAAATGAACCGCGCAAATCGGCGTTTCCCCACCTTCAAGAGGCGTGAAATGGCCGAAACAGGAACCGGAGTATTGGGGTCTGACACCCTCATGCCGTCCAGCTCTACGGCGCCCTGCTGCACCTGACGTCTCGCTTCTGAATTGGTAGCTGCGAGACCTGAACTTACCACGATCTTCCAAACAGGCTCGTCCGCGTATGGAGTGGCGATCGTAATTACTTCAACATTTTCAGGTATTTGCTTACCTTGAACCACCCGTGTAAAGTGGTCCTCTCCTTCCTTCGCCCCAGCCTCGCCGTGGTACATGGCAGTGACTGTCCAGGCCAGGCGCTTCTTGGCCTCCATGGGGTGGAGGCTTCGCAGCCCCTGAATCTCCGGCTCCGAGACACGCGTGACGAGCTCGAAGTACCGGAACATGAGATCGTCCGAGACCGACATGAGCTTGCCGTACATGTCGGCGGGCGGCTCGATGATGCCCACGTAGTTGCCGAGGCTCTTCGACATCTTCTGAACGCCGTCGAGGCCCTCGAGAAGCGGCACGGTGAGCGCCACCTGTGGCTCCTGGCCATGGGCCCGCTGGAGATCGCGGCCCACCAGGAGATTGAAGGTCTGGTCCGTGCCCCCGAGCTCGACGTCGGCGCCCAGGGCGACGGAGTCGTAGCCCTGGGAAAGCGGATACAGAAGCTCGTGAAGTCCGATAGGGCGGCCGGCCGCATAACGCTTGGCGAAATCCTCGCGCTGGAGCATCTGCGCCACGGTGAGGAGCGCCGTCTCGCGGATGATGTGCTCGAAGGTCAACGGGGCCAGCCAGGTCGAATTGAACTCCACTCGAGTCCGGCTCATGTCGAGCACCTTGCCGAGCTGCGCCCGGTATGTCTCGGCGTTCGCGCGAATCTCGTCCCAGGTCAGCGGCTTGCGCGTCTCCGACTGGCCGGTGGGGTCGCCGATCATGCCGGTGAAGTCGCCGATGATGATGATGATCTGGTGCCCCAGCTCCTGAAAGTCCCGCAGCTTGTGCAAGACGACGGTGTGCCCCAGATGAAGATCAGGCGCGGTCGGATCGAGCCCGAGCTTGACCTTGAGGGGGGTCGCCGTCTTCACGGAGCGCTCGAGCTTGGCGCGAAGCTCGCCTTCCACGATGATCTCCGCGGCCCCGCGACGGAGCCGAGCCATCTGCTCGTCGACGGGCAAGGTCGGCGCGGAGGATGCGCTCGAGATGATGGGTGTCGCGGCAGGACTCGTCGGGTTCACGTCTGTATAATAGCAATCCATGGCCCCCCCATCGCGAGGGAAACAACCGTCCAAGCTGGCCGTGCGGCGCCGCCGCCGCTGGCTGCGCTGGATCGGCGTCCCCCTCGTGGCGCTCCTGGCCGTGGGCGTGCTCGCCACCGGCGTCTCCGCCTTCTGGGTGCTGGCCATCCTGCCGCGCTCGCTGCCTTCGGTCACCCAGCTCGAGAGCATCGAGCCCAGCGTGGGGTCGCGGATCTACGATGAGACCGACGAGCTCATCACGGAGTTCCACGTGGAGCGGCGCATCTTCGTCCCGCTCGGCCAGATGCCGCCCGCCCTCAAGCAGGCGATCATCGCCACCGAGGACGCGCGCTTCTACTCGCACTTCGGCGTCGACCCCATGGGGATCGCGCGCGCCGTCTACCAGAACTTCCGCCGCGGCCGCATCGTCGAGGGCGGCAGCACCATCACCCAGCAGCTGGCCAAGGTTCTCTTCCTCACCCCGGACCGCAGTCTCGAGCGCAAGCTCAAGGAGGCGGTGCTGGCCGTCGAGCTCGAGCGCCGCTACTCCAAGGACCGCATCCTCGAGATCTACCTGAACCAGATCTACTTCGGCCACGGCGCCTTCGGCGTCGAGGCCGCCTCGCGCACCTTCTTCGGCAAGGGGGTGAGCGAGCTCTCGCCGGGCGAGTGCGCCCTTCTCGCCGGCCTGCCCAAGGCTCCCGCCACGTACTCTCCCTTCGACCACCCCGACGCGGCCAAGCGGCGCCGCGTCATTGTGCTCACCCGCATGGTGGACACGGGCGCCATCAGGGCCGAGCAGGCCAAGCGTCTCGGCGAGAGCGCGCTCAGCCTCGTTCCGCCCGAGCGGCGGCGGACGACCGGTCAGTACTATCTCGAGTACGTGCAGCAGTATCTGGAGGCGCAATACGGGCCGGATCTCGTGTTCAAGGGCGGGCTCCACGTCTACACCACGCTGTCGCCCGCCTTGCAGCTCAAGGCCGAAGCCACGCTGCGCGAGGGGCTCCGCGCCCTCGAGACCCGCCGGGCGGCCACCGCAGGCAAGGACGCCCCGGCTCCGGAGCGACCGGAGGGGGCTCTCCTCGCCCTCGAGCCGCAGACGGGTTACATCCGCGCCATGGTGGGCGGCTACGATTTCTTTAAGAGCGAGTTCAATCGCGCCGTCCAGGCGCGCCGCCAGCCGGGCTCGGCCTTCAAGCCCTTCGTCTACATCGCCGCGCTCGAGGCGGGCTTGACCCCGGCCTCCATCGTCGACGACTCGCCCGTCCAGTACCCGTTCGGCGCCAACGGCAAGATCTGGAAGCCGGACAACTATGACCGCAAGTTCCGCGGACCTATCACATATCAGCAGGCGCTCGAGGAGTCGATCAACGTGGCGACGATCAAGGTCCAGGAGCGCATCGGCGTCCGTCGCACGGTCGACGTGGCCCGGCGCCTGGGCGTCGAGAGCCCCCTGCACGAGAACCTCTCCATCGCGCTCGGCACGTCCGACCTGACGCTCCTGGAGCTGACCTCCGCCTACGGGTCCCTGGCCAATCAGGGTACCTGGGTCAAGCCGACCGCCATCCGCTACGTGCTCGACTCTCAGCGCAAGATGCTCGAGGAAAACGTCCCGCAAGGGCGCCA
This is a stretch of genomic DNA from Candidatus Methylomirabilota bacterium. It encodes these proteins:
- the tyrS gene encoding tyrosine--tRNA ligase, producing the protein MPVDEQMARLRRGAAEIIVEGELRAKLERSVKTATPLKVKLGLDPTAPDLHLGHTVVLHKLRDFQELGHQIIIIIGDFTGMIGDPTGQSETRKPLTWDEIRANAETYRAQLGKVLDMSRTRVEFNSTWLAPLTFEHIIRETALLTVAQMLQREDFAKRYAAGRPIGLHELLYPLSQGYDSVALGADVELGGTDQTFNLLVGRDLQRAHGQEPQVALTVPLLEGLDGVQKMSKSLGNYVGIIEPPADMYGKLMSVSDDLMFRYFELVTRVSEPEIQGLRSLHPMEAKKRLAWTVTAMYHGEAGAKEGEDHFTRVVQGKQIPENVEVITIATPYADEPVWKIVVSSGLAATNSEARRQVQQGAVELDGMRVSDPNTPVPVSAISRLLKVGKRRFARFILERVDG
- a CDS encoding PBP1A family penicillin-binding protein: MAPPSRGKQPSKLAVRRRRRWLRWIGVPLVALLAVGVLATGVSAFWVLAILPRSLPSVTQLESIEPSVGSRIYDETDELITEFHVERRIFVPLGQMPPALKQAIIATEDARFYSHFGVDPMGIARAVYQNFRRGRIVEGGSTITQQLAKVLFLTPDRSLERKLKEAVLAVELERRYSKDRILEIYLNQIYFGHGAFGVEAASRTFFGKGVSELSPGECALLAGLPKAPATYSPFDHPDAAKRRRVIVLTRMVDTGAIRAEQAKRLGESALSLVPPERRRTTGQYYLEYVQQYLEAQYGPDLVFKGGLHVYTTLSPALQLKAEATLREGLRALETRRAATAGKDAPAPERPEGALLALEPQTGYIRAMVGGYDFFKSEFNRAVQARRQPGSAFKPFVYIAALEAGLTPASIVDDSPVQYPFGANGKIWKPDNYDRKFRGPITYQQALEESINVATIKVQERIGVRRTVDVARRLGVESPLHENLSIALGTSDLTLLELTSAYGSLANQGTWVKPTAIRYVLDSQRKMLEENVPQGRQALPPDLAYVVTHMMQGTIERGTGQAAKALGRPAAAKTGTTNDYSNAWFIGFTPHLATGVWVGYDRPRSLGKDETGARVAVPIWTAFMKEALHGAPVEDFPIPEGVVLVPVDLSMAGTCSRPVMIAFISGTEPRNNCGPKPIAPKPESTPGDAAPPLAPPAGAAPTASGPVPRPTEQSQ